A section of the Hevea brasiliensis isolate MT/VB/25A 57/8 chromosome 17, ASM3005281v1, whole genome shotgun sequence genome encodes:
- the LOC110661783 gene encoding two-component response regulator ARR12 isoform X1 produces MTVEDKKCGLVNEDKFPVGMSILAVDDDPICLKVLENLLRKCQYQVTTTNQAITALKMLRENKNKYDLVISDVNMPDMDGFKLLELVGLEMDLPVIMLSAHSDKELVYKGVTHGAVDYLLKPVRIEELKNIWQHVIRRKKLQPKDQKRSPNQDKPVDGEGEGGQGVSSSGSADQNGKVNRKRKDQDEDEEEEGEENLHENEEPGTQKKPRVVWSVELHRKFVAAVNQLGLDKAVPKKILDLMNVEGLTRENVASHLQKYRLYLKRISSVASQQANMVAAFGGKDSSYLRMGSLDGFGDFRTLSGPGRLSSTSISSYSPGGMLGRLNSPAGLALRSIASSGLLQSGHSQTLNSAVNTLGKLQPSLLPASQGANLLQGVPLSMEPNQLQGKSNTHIGEYNHNDDTAGFTLATSFSDARVTIGSLNNTVPSPASNPLMLQVNPQQSQSRGAFATQSSLSVPSLYQESFDVGVHGSSNFLDHSRCTENWQGAVQLSKFQTNSLPLSEPFSHDPLSSSNLRGNISSTSSQIGNSPNDFSSSSVLATPLDSRVDMEGQTDLIGNIVQNMSYNSRQRWEEHSQDYNPNLNNSFSTINTMVSGNGGVGSLSHSMDQRKKFDMPLAGQLNSVTPCIFQHAEAEKSAFDPKMRPNENYLLEQTKSQNGFAQNNYDSLDDIMNAMIKRQEQNESMLMDGEFGFDAYSLGSCL; encoded by the exons ATGACTGTGGAGGACAAAAAGTGTGGTTTAGTCAATGAAGATAAGTTTCCAGTGGGCATGAGTATTTTAGCTGTTGATGATGACCCAATTTGCCTTAAAGTTCTAGAGAATCTGCTTCGGAAATGCCAGTATCAGG ttacaactaccaatcaagcaatcACAGCTCTGAAAATGCTTAGAGAAAACAAAAACAAGTATGATCTGGTTATCAGCGATGTTAATATGCCTGACATGGATGGCTTTAAGCTACTTGAACTTGTGGGGCTTGAAATGGACCTACCTGTCATCA TGTTATCCGCACATAGCGACAAGGAGCTTGTATATAAGGGGGTTACACATGGTGCTGTTGACTACTTGCTAAAGCCTGTGAGAATTGAGGAACTCAAGAACATATGGCAACATGTgattagaagaaaaaaattacAACCTAAGGACCAAAAAAGGTCCCCAAATCAAGACAAACCTGTTGATGGAGAAGGAGAAGGTGGACAAGGAGTGTCATCAAGTGGTAGTGCGGAtcagaatggaaaagtgaatagaaAAAGAAAGGACCAAGATGAAGACGAGGAAGAAGAGGGTGAGGAGAATTTACATGAGAATGAGGAACCAGGGACTCAGAAGAAGCCCCGAGTTGTCTGGTCTGTGGAGCTGCATAGGAAGTTTGTTGCAGCTGTTAATCAATTGGGTCTTGACA AGGCTGTTCCAAAGAAAATTCTTGACCTTATGAATGTTGAAGGGCTTACAAGGGAAAATGTGGCAAGCCATCTGCAG AAATATAGGCTTTATCTGAAAAGAATCAGTAGCGTAGCATCCCAGCAAGCCAATATGGTTGCTGCATTTGGGGGTAAAGATTCCTCTTATTTACGCATGGGTTCTCTAGATGGATTTGGAGATTTTCGCACTTTGAGTGGACCGGGGAGGCTTTCAAGCACATCTATATCATCATATTCTCCTGGCGGTATGCTTGGCAGATTGAACTCCCCCGCTGGTTTAGCCTTGCGGAGTATAGCTTCTTCTGGTCTTCTCCAGTCAGGTCATTCCCAAACCCTTAATAGTGCTGTTAATACTCTTGGAAAGCTTCAGCCATCTCTTTTGCCCGCAAGCCAAGGTGCAAATTTGCTTCAAGGTGTTCCATTATCAATGGAGCCCAATCAGCTGCAGGGAAAATCCAATACCCACATTGGAGAGTATAATCACAATGATGATACAGCAGGCTTTACACTTGCAACTAGCTTCTCAGATGCCAGAGTGACTATTGGAAGCTTGAATAATACTGTGCCCAGTCCCGCAAGTAACCCTCTGATGCTACAAGTGAACCCTCAACAAAGTCAGAGTAGGGGAGCATTTGCAACTCAATCTTCTCTAAGTGTGCCTTCATTGTATCAGGAATCTTTTGATGTTGGTGTCCATGGTTCTTCGAATTTTCTGGATCATAGTAGATGTACTGAAAACTGGCAGGGTGCAGTTCAATTGTCCAAATTTCAAACAAATTCTTTGCCTTTGAGTGAACCATTCAGTCATGATCCATTATCCAGTAGTAACTTGAGAGGCAATATATCATCCACCAGCTCCCAGATAGGTAACAGCCCGAATGATTTTTCTTCTTCTAGTGTGCTTGCCACACCTTTAGATTCCAGAGTAGACATGGAAGGGCAAACAGACTTGATTGGTAATATTGTGCAGAATATGAGTTACAATTCAAGGCAGAGGTGGGAAGAACATAGCCAGGATTATAATCCAAACCTAAATAACTCATTCAGCACCATAAACACAATGGTTTCTGGCAATGGTGGTGTGGGTTCATTGAGCCATAGTATGGACCAAAGAAAGAAGTTTGATATGCCTTTGGCTGGCCAATTAAACAGTGTAACTCCATGTATTTTCCAGCATGCTGAGGCTGAGAAATCTGCCTTTGACCCGAAAATGAGGCCCAATGAGAACTATCTTTTGGAGCAGACAAAGTCTCAGAATGGTTTTGCTCAAAATAACTATGATTCTTTGGATGATATAATGAATGCGATGATCAAACGG CAGGAGCAAAACGAGTCGATGCTAATGGATGGAGAGTTTGGATTTGATGCCTACTCCCTTGGATCATGTTTGTGA
- the LOC110661783 gene encoding two-component response regulator ARR12 isoform X2 → MTVEDKKCGLVNEDKFPVGMSILAVDDDPICLKVLENLLRKCQYQVTTTNQAITALKMLRENKNKYDLVISDVNMPDMDGFKLLELVGLEMDLPVIMLSAHSDKELVYKGVTHGAVDYLLKPVRIEELKNIWQHVIRRKKLQPKDQKRSPNQDKPVDGEGEGGQGVSSSGSADQNGKVNRKRKDQDEDEEEEGEENLHENEEPGTQKKPRVVWSVELHRKFVAAVNQLGLDKAVPKKILDLMNVEGLTRENVASHLQKYRLYLKRISSVASQQANMVAAFGGKDSSYLRMGSLDGFGDFRTLSGPGRLSSTSISSYSPGGMLGRLNSPAGLALRSIASSGLLQSGHSQTLNSAVNTLGKLQPSLLPASQGANLLQGVPLSMEPNQLQGKSNTHIGEYNHNDDTAGFTLATSFSDARVTIGSLNNTVPSPASNPLMLQVNPQQSQSRGAFATQSSLSVPSLYQESFDVGVHGSSNFLDHSRCTENWQGAVQLSKFQTNSLPLSEPFSHDPLSSSNLRGNISSTSSQIGNSPNDFSSSSVLATPLDSRVDMEGQTDLIGNIVQNMSYNSRQRWEEHSQDYNPNLNNSFSTINTMVSGNGGVGSLSHSMDQRKKFDMPLAGQLNSVTPCIFQHAEAEKSAFDPKMRPNENYLLEQTKSQNGFAQNNYDSLDDIMNAMIKREQNESMLMDGEFGFDAYSLGSCL, encoded by the exons ATGACTGTGGAGGACAAAAAGTGTGGTTTAGTCAATGAAGATAAGTTTCCAGTGGGCATGAGTATTTTAGCTGTTGATGATGACCCAATTTGCCTTAAAGTTCTAGAGAATCTGCTTCGGAAATGCCAGTATCAGG ttacaactaccaatcaagcaatcACAGCTCTGAAAATGCTTAGAGAAAACAAAAACAAGTATGATCTGGTTATCAGCGATGTTAATATGCCTGACATGGATGGCTTTAAGCTACTTGAACTTGTGGGGCTTGAAATGGACCTACCTGTCATCA TGTTATCCGCACATAGCGACAAGGAGCTTGTATATAAGGGGGTTACACATGGTGCTGTTGACTACTTGCTAAAGCCTGTGAGAATTGAGGAACTCAAGAACATATGGCAACATGTgattagaagaaaaaaattacAACCTAAGGACCAAAAAAGGTCCCCAAATCAAGACAAACCTGTTGATGGAGAAGGAGAAGGTGGACAAGGAGTGTCATCAAGTGGTAGTGCGGAtcagaatggaaaagtgaatagaaAAAGAAAGGACCAAGATGAAGACGAGGAAGAAGAGGGTGAGGAGAATTTACATGAGAATGAGGAACCAGGGACTCAGAAGAAGCCCCGAGTTGTCTGGTCTGTGGAGCTGCATAGGAAGTTTGTTGCAGCTGTTAATCAATTGGGTCTTGACA AGGCTGTTCCAAAGAAAATTCTTGACCTTATGAATGTTGAAGGGCTTACAAGGGAAAATGTGGCAAGCCATCTGCAG AAATATAGGCTTTATCTGAAAAGAATCAGTAGCGTAGCATCCCAGCAAGCCAATATGGTTGCTGCATTTGGGGGTAAAGATTCCTCTTATTTACGCATGGGTTCTCTAGATGGATTTGGAGATTTTCGCACTTTGAGTGGACCGGGGAGGCTTTCAAGCACATCTATATCATCATATTCTCCTGGCGGTATGCTTGGCAGATTGAACTCCCCCGCTGGTTTAGCCTTGCGGAGTATAGCTTCTTCTGGTCTTCTCCAGTCAGGTCATTCCCAAACCCTTAATAGTGCTGTTAATACTCTTGGAAAGCTTCAGCCATCTCTTTTGCCCGCAAGCCAAGGTGCAAATTTGCTTCAAGGTGTTCCATTATCAATGGAGCCCAATCAGCTGCAGGGAAAATCCAATACCCACATTGGAGAGTATAATCACAATGATGATACAGCAGGCTTTACACTTGCAACTAGCTTCTCAGATGCCAGAGTGACTATTGGAAGCTTGAATAATACTGTGCCCAGTCCCGCAAGTAACCCTCTGATGCTACAAGTGAACCCTCAACAAAGTCAGAGTAGGGGAGCATTTGCAACTCAATCTTCTCTAAGTGTGCCTTCATTGTATCAGGAATCTTTTGATGTTGGTGTCCATGGTTCTTCGAATTTTCTGGATCATAGTAGATGTACTGAAAACTGGCAGGGTGCAGTTCAATTGTCCAAATTTCAAACAAATTCTTTGCCTTTGAGTGAACCATTCAGTCATGATCCATTATCCAGTAGTAACTTGAGAGGCAATATATCATCCACCAGCTCCCAGATAGGTAACAGCCCGAATGATTTTTCTTCTTCTAGTGTGCTTGCCACACCTTTAGATTCCAGAGTAGACATGGAAGGGCAAACAGACTTGATTGGTAATATTGTGCAGAATATGAGTTACAATTCAAGGCAGAGGTGGGAAGAACATAGCCAGGATTATAATCCAAACCTAAATAACTCATTCAGCACCATAAACACAATGGTTTCTGGCAATGGTGGTGTGGGTTCATTGAGCCATAGTATGGACCAAAGAAAGAAGTTTGATATGCCTTTGGCTGGCCAATTAAACAGTGTAACTCCATGTATTTTCCAGCATGCTGAGGCTGAGAAATCTGCCTTTGACCCGAAAATGAGGCCCAATGAGAACTATCTTTTGGAGCAGACAAAGTCTCAGAATGGTTTTGCTCAAAATAACTATGATTCTTTGGATGATATAATGAATGCGATGATCAAACGG GAGCAAAACGAGTCGATGCTAATGGATGGAGAGTTTGGATTTGATGCCTACTCCCTTGGATCATGTTTGTGA